Sequence from the Gloeocapsopsis dulcis genome:
TTAGACCCGAACAAGCTGTCAAACGCGATGAATTTTCAGCACTTGTGCGTAGAGCTTTTGATACCGATCAGGTGCGTGATATCCCTGGTGCTAGTACGTTTAATGATGTTCCTGAAGGCTACTGGGCAAATCCTGCAATTCAAGAAGCCTACGAACAAGGTTTCATGGAAACCACAGAAAATAATAATTTTCGCCCTAGAGAAGAAATTGAACGGGCACAGGCACTTGTGATTTTAATGCGTGGATTGAATTTAGCACCCGCACAAACAGCAGCTGCAGCACCACAAACAACTGCAGGTCAAACAACACCAGCTACTCGCCGCGCCCAGAGAGGTACAATTCCATTTGCGATCGCATCTCTAATGCAACCTGTATTTAATGCAGTGAGTCAAGTTGCACCTGCACAAGCTACTCCACCTGAAACGACGACACTACCTGATCCTCAAGCAGCACTCAGCCGTCCACCATCTGAAATCGTCAGCAATTACTATACTGACGCTGCACAAATTCCTCCAAATGCAGTAGAAGATGTCGCGAGAGCAACTGAAGCCAACGTTGTTGTTAACTACCCGAATGTGCGTGTTTTGAATCCTACCGAACCGCTAAGTCGCGCCAGCGCATCTGCATGGATTCATCAAGCATTAGTTAGTCTAGGTAGAATTGAGCCACTAACTCCGAATGTAGAAGCGACAAACTACATCGTAGGTCGTCCTGGCGCTGAAAATCAGTAATGGTAATAAGTAGCGATTAGCAATTGGCAATTGGCTATTAGCTTTTGTTCAATTGCTAAATACCTAAACTAAGCTTTAGGCTTATACGTCGAGACAACTTGCAATTCCTTCAACTGCTTATCATCGACACCCGAAGGCGCATCGGTTAATAAACATCGCGCTTGTTGTGTCTTCGGAAACGCTATTACATCGCGAATCGATTCTTCACCAGCGAGTAACATTACTAAACGATCTAAACCGTAAGCAATTCCGCCGTGTGGCGGCGTGCCATACTCAAACGCTTCTAAAAGAAAGCCAAATTTGTTTTGTGCTTGTGCTGGCGAAAGTCCAATTGCATCAAAAACTTGTTCTTGAATTTCGCGTTGATAAATCCGCAAACTTCCACCACCAACCTCGACACCATTTAAAACTAAATCATACGCCTGGGCGCGGGCAGTTTTGAGATCGTGCAAGTCATCAGGATGTGGCGCGGTAAAGGGGTGATGCAGCGCCTCTAAACGCTTTTCGTCGGCGTTCCACTCAAACATAGGGAAATCTGTCACCCACAGCAAGTTAATTTTATCTGGATCAATTAACCCTAATTCGCGTCCAATGACTTGTCGCAGGCGATCTAAAGTTTTATTAACAGTCGCGGTATCACCCGCACCAAAAAGTAACAAATGTCCCGCCGTCGCACCCGTACGCTGCAATAACTCTTGTTTTTGTTCAGCAGTGAGATTGTCTTTAATCGCGCCGATTGTGTCAATTTCACCATCATCGCGTACGCGAATGTAAGCTAAGCCTTTAGCACCGGCTTCCGCAGCTTCTTTGAAGAGATCGCCACCAGGTTTAATGCGGACATTGGAAATGATTT
This genomic interval carries:
- a CDS encoding S-layer homology domain-containing protein, with the protein product MYSSFLARDIALLTLGVTVIAPIVSIAPATAQTTFPDVPQNYWARPFIESLTARNIIAGYPDGTFRPEQAVKRDEFSALVRRAFDTDQVRDIPGASTFNDVPEGYWANPAIQEAYEQGFMETTENNNFRPREEIERAQALVILMRGLNLAPAQTAAAAPQTTAGQTTPATRRAQRGTIPFAIASLMQPVFNAVSQVAPAQATPPETTTLPDPQAALSRPPSEIVSNYYTDAAQIPPNAVEDVARATEANVVVNYPNVRVLNPTEPLSRASASAWIHQALVSLGRIEPLTPNVEATNYIVGRPGAENQ